The following are encoded together in the Candidatus Omnitrophota bacterium genome:
- a CDS encoding integration host factor subunit beta: MTKKDIILRISDETNIKQIAVKKVVQKTFDYIIEALIRGEKIELRNFGVFKIKQRKSRTGRNPRTGQVVPVPPRKVVIFKPGLEMKKKVI, from the coding sequence ATGACAAAAAAAGATATTATTTTAAGAATATCCGATGAGACCAACATCAAACAGATTGCGGTAAAAAAGGTCGTCCAAAAGACCTTTGACTATATTATTGAAGCTCTGATAAGAGGAGAAAAGATAGAGCTGCGTAACTTCGGTGTTTTTAAGATAAAACAAAGAAAAAGCCGTACCGGAAGGAACCCTCGTACAGGCCAGGTAGTCCCCGTCCCTCCAAGAAAAGTGGTCATTTTTAAACCAGGCCTTGAAATGAAAAAGAAGGTTATTTAA
- a CDS encoding histidine--tRNA ligase, protein MLKRVPGTKDILPQEAGLWLHIEEQSRNIFNLYNYHEIRLPLLEDAALFNRTLGASADIVQKQMFVIKKEDASYAMRPEGTASVVRAYIENNLDKTNGFIKLFYIGPMFRYERPQRGRLRQFHHIGCETIGSYDPFLDAEVISLGDKLLKSAGVTGYKIHINSLGCANDRKKLADYLRKEIKGKLDKLCADCRKRFDVNILRILDCKNEECKSVLKGLSLGGSHICPDCDTHFKKLKGSLSVLGIKFEVNPFLVRGLDYYTRTVFEFRHDALGAQDALGAGGRYDDLVKNLGGPDVGSVGLALGVERMILALGRQEEQITNKLVYIIALGEKARDKAVEILGFLRANNIACDTDYENKTLKAAMRVANNLNAKFALIIGEDELKAGVLTLKDMANSQQISIKESQLLNEFKARMN, encoded by the coding sequence ATGCTAAAAAGAGTCCCCGGAACAAAAGATATATTACCTCAGGAAGCAGGTTTGTGGCTTCACATAGAAGAACAAAGCAGAAATATATTCAATTTGTATAATTATCATGAGATCCGCCTGCCTTTATTAGAAGACGCAGCCCTTTTTAACAGGACCTTAGGTGCCTCTGCTGATATTGTGCAGAAGCAGATGTTTGTGATTAAAAAGGAAGATGCCTCTTACGCTATGCGTCCTGAAGGCACAGCCTCCGTAGTAAGGGCCTATATCGAGAATAACCTTGATAAAACAAACGGGTTTATTAAGTTATTTTATATCGGCCCGATGTTCAGGTATGAAAGGCCGCAGCGCGGAAGGTTAAGGCAATTCCATCATATAGGCTGTGAGACAATAGGCTCTTATGACCCCTTTCTTGATGCCGAAGTCATCTCCCTCGGAGATAAATTGTTAAAATCTGCCGGTGTAACCGGTTATAAGATACATATAAACAGTTTAGGATGTGCCAATGACCGTAAGAAATTAGCTGATTATTTACGCAAAGAAATCAAGGGTAAGCTTGATAAATTATGCGCAGACTGCAGGAAAAGATTTGATGTAAATATATTAAGGATACTGGATTGCAAGAATGAAGAATGTAAAAGCGTCCTGAAGGGTCTGTCTTTAGGCGGCAGTCATATTTGCCCTGATTGCGATACACATTTTAAGAAACTGAAAGGTTCCCTTAGCGTCCTTGGTATTAAATTTGAAGTAAACCCTTTCTTGGTGCGCGGGCTTGATTATTATACACGTACAGTTTTTGAATTCAGGCACGATGCTTTAGGCGCGCAGGATGCCTTGGGCGCAGGCGGAAGATATGACGACCTTGTAAAGAACTTAGGCGGGCCGGACGTTGGTTCTGTTGGATTAGCCTTGGGCGTGGAAAGGATGATACTGGCCCTTGGCCGGCAAGAGGAGCAGATTACTAATAAACTTGTTTATATCATCGCTTTAGGGGAAAAGGCGCGAGATAAAGCGGTTGAAATACTGGGTTTTTTACGTGCTAATAATATTGCCTGCGATACAGATTACGAAAACAAGACTTTAAAGGCGGCTATGCGCGTTGCCAATAATCTTAATGCAAAATTTGCCTTGATAATCGGCGAAGACGAGCTAAAAGCAGGAGTTTTAACCTTGAAAGATATGGCTAATAGCCAGCAGATAAGTATAAAAGAAAGCC